In Peptostreptococcus equinus, the DNA window GTATTAAGACCTATAATGGAACTTGAAAAAATTGGAGTAGAACATACCTTTGTACAAGCAGATAAAGAAGGAAAAATAAAACCTTCTACTATAGAAAATGCTATAAAAGAAAATACTAAACTAATAGTAACTACCCATGCTTCTAATGTAGTTGGTACTATTGTAGACATTGAATCTATTGGATTAATTGCAAAAAAACATAGTATTATATATTTAGTAGATGCATCCCAATCAGCTGGAGTCTGCCCTATAGATGTTGAAAAAATGAATATTGATATGTTGGCAATGCCAGGTCATAAATGTTTACTTGGTCCTCAGGGGACAGGAGTTTTGTATGTAAATGATAAAATAAAACTAAAAAGCCAAAGAGAAGGTGGTACTGGTAGTAATTCAGAAGAAATTGTTCAACCTGATTTATATCCAGATAAGTATGAATCAGGAACTCACAATACACCTGGTATAGCTGGATTAGGGGCTGGTGTAGAATTTATTTTAGAAACTGGTACCGAAAAAATATTAGAACATGAAAGACAACTTACACAGTATTTTATAGATGAATTATCGAAAATAGAAAATGTAATAATTTATGGTCCAAAAGATGCTAGAGAAAGATTAGCTGTTATTGCTATTAACATATCTAATGTTGATTCTG includes these proteins:
- a CDS encoding aminotransferase class V-fold PLP-dependent enzyme — its product is MIYLDNAATTFPKPESVYKAIENCMRIYCANPGRSGHKMAYKSALVVEDSRDSIAKLFNIKNPMNVVYTFNATDSLNLAIKGLLKSGDHVITTSMEHNSVLRPIMELEKIGVEHTFVQADKEGKIKPSTIENAIKENTKLIVTTHASNVVGTIVDIESIGLIAKKHSIIYLVDASQSAGVCPIDVEKMNIDMLAMPGHKCLLGPQGTGVLYVNDKIKLKSQREGGTGSNSEEIVQPDLYPDKYESGTHNTPGIAGLGAGVEFILETGTEKILEHERQLTQYFIDELSKIENVIIYGPKDARERLAVIAINISNVDSGEITFKLDKNYDIATRSGIHCAPLAHKTLGTLNQGAVRFSFGYFNTMDDIKIAIDAIKDIAKEYK